In one Thermanaerovibrio velox DSM 12556 genomic region, the following are encoded:
- the queD gene encoding 6-carboxytetrahydropterin synthase QueD, whose amino-acid sequence MILKRSFSFDAAHHLPRYKGRCEALHGHTYRFTVALQGSPDHEGMVMDFTELKALVRELVVSRLDHTCLNDLIEQPTAENIARWIFQTLAEPLKAPGRSLAWVEVFEGPESSAVFMAEDLR is encoded by the coding sequence ATGATCCTCAAACGTTCCTTCTCCTTCGACGCCGCCCATCACCTTCCCCGCTACAAGGGCCGCTGCGAGGCCCTGCACGGTCATACCTACCGGTTCACCGTGGCCCTTCAGGGCTCCCCGGATCACGAGGGCATGGTGATGGACTTCACGGAACTAAAAGCCCTGGTGAGGGAGCTGGTGGTGTCCAGGCTGGACCACACGTGTCTCAACGACCTCATCGAGCAGCCCACCGCGGAGAACATCGCCCGCTGGATATTCCAAACCCTGGCGGAGCCCCTGAAGGCCCCCGGCAGGAGCCTTGCCTGGGTGGAGGTTTTCGAGGGCCCCGAGAGCTCCGCGGTCTTCATGGCGGAGGACCTGCGGTGA
- the folE2 gene encoding GTP cyclohydrolase FolE2, which translates to MRDLQSEADPRGVPIERVGIRGLTRPMMVMSKDGSPVPSVGTFSVFTDLPMNLRGTHMSRLAELASSWEGRVPCPRSAEEFLRSLIEALDARRGGMKVKFPYFVPKRSPVTDLPGVLQVQASVKAELDVEDPAGGLRFFLSVTTPVLTLCPCSKEISRFGAHNQRASVRIRVRSMDMIWIEELVEMAERNASSPLYPILKRRDERFVTESSYERPRFVEDLARDCALELKKHPAVRGFSVKVTSFESIHRHDAVAEVIG; encoded by the coding sequence GTGAGGGACCTGCAGTCCGAGGCGGACCCAAGGGGAGTCCCCATAGAGAGGGTGGGCATAAGGGGGCTCACCCGCCCCATGATGGTCATGTCAAAGGACGGCTCCCCGGTGCCCTCCGTAGGGACCTTCTCGGTTTTCACGGACCTGCCGATGAACCTGAGGGGCACCCACATGAGCCGCCTGGCGGAGCTGGCATCCTCCTGGGAGGGCCGGGTGCCGTGCCCCAGATCGGCGGAGGAGTTCCTAAGGTCTCTCATCGAGGCCCTCGACGCCCGAAGGGGAGGGATGAAGGTTAAGTTCCCCTACTTCGTGCCCAAGAGGTCCCCCGTGACGGACCTCCCGGGGGTCCTGCAGGTCCAGGCTTCGGTGAAGGCGGAGCTTGACGTTGAAGACCCCGCCGGAGGCCTTAGGTTCTTCCTTTCGGTCACAACCCCGGTGCTCACCCTGTGCCCCTGCTCCAAGGAGATATCCCGGTTCGGGGCCCACAACCAGCGGGCATCGGTTAGGATAAGGGTGCGGTCAATGGATATGATATGGATAGAGGAGCTGGTGGAGATGGCGGAGCGGAACGCCTCGTCCCCCCTATACCCCATACTGAAGCGCCGGGATGAACGGTTCGTGACCGAGAGCTCCTACGAGAGGCCCCGCTTCGTGGAGGATCTGGCGAGGGACTGTGCGTTGGAGCTTAAGAAACACCCCGCGGTGCGGGGTTTCAGCGTCAAGGTCACGAGCTTCGAGAGCATACACCGGCACGACGCGGTGGCGGAGGTGATAGGATGA
- a CDS encoding class I SAM-dependent rRNA methyltransferase — translation MKDRKAQGAAGNTMPKRPRVSLKPQGQEALKKGHPWIYRGAVADVEAQGGDAVDLVYRGKVVGLGLYGPSDIAVRVLSFREEPDLLGLLGQRLKSALSLRRRTMKGHQALRLLHGESDGLPAAVADLYGSTLVLQLSHLGWMSRLEMFAKVLLERAEEQGFPVENLVLKNTGKHLAKEGLGEEIRPILGTVPRDLVVQFGRVPQRVDVEEGQKTGLYLDTRFWAFSLAKLPLDGASVLDAFSYQGHLSLHCLLNGASRAVMLEQSQGAIDRALWAAGTLGLSGKVEAVHGNAFDELRRLEASNAKFRVVALDPPPFAPSKRQLEGARRGYKELLVRAMNLVEPGGFVLFGSCSHAVSQGDLTSLAFEAASDRGAEIRILERLCQPPDHPVNPRVPQGEYLKGMIMEVEKH, via the coding sequence ATGAAGGACCGCAAGGCCCAAGGGGCGGCGGGGAACACCATGCCCAAAAGGCCTAGGGTGTCCCTGAAGCCCCAGGGGCAGGAGGCTTTGAAGAAGGGCCATCCCTGGATATATAGGGGAGCCGTAGCGGACGTTGAGGCCCAAGGGGGGGACGCGGTGGACCTGGTGTACCGCGGCAAGGTGGTGGGGCTTGGGCTCTACGGGCCATCGGACATCGCGGTGAGGGTCCTTTCCTTCCGGGAGGAACCGGACCTACTGGGCCTTTTAGGACAGCGCCTCAAGAGCGCCCTTTCCTTAAGGCGCAGGACCATGAAGGGGCACCAGGCCCTGCGGCTCCTCCACGGGGAGTCCGACGGGCTCCCCGCGGCGGTGGCGGACCTGTACGGTTCCACGTTGGTGCTTCAGCTGTCCCACCTGGGATGGATGAGCCGGTTGGAGATGTTCGCCAAGGTCCTCTTGGAGAGGGCGGAGGAGCAAGGGTTCCCGGTTGAGAACCTGGTGTTGAAGAACACCGGGAAGCACCTGGCCAAGGAGGGCCTTGGGGAGGAGATCCGGCCCATCCTGGGGACGGTTCCCCGGGATCTGGTGGTCCAGTTCGGCCGGGTCCCCCAAAGGGTGGACGTGGAGGAGGGGCAGAAGACCGGCCTATACCTGGACACCCGCTTCTGGGCCTTCAGCCTCGCGAAACTCCCCCTTGATGGGGCCTCAGTGCTGGACGCCTTCTCGTACCAGGGGCACCTGTCCCTCCACTGCCTGCTCAATGGGGCCTCCAGGGCGGTGATGCTGGAGCAGTCCCAAGGGGCCATAGACCGGGCCCTTTGGGCCGCCGGCACGCTAGGGCTCTCCGGCAAGGTGGAGGCGGTTCACGGGAACGCCTTCGACGAGCTCAGGCGCCTGGAGGCCTCGAACGCCAAGTTCCGGGTGGTGGCGTTGGACCCGCCCCCCTTTGCCCCTTCGAAAAGGCAGCTGGAGGGGGCCCGAAGAGGCTATAAGGAGCTTCTGGTGAGGGCCATGAACCTGGTGGAACCCGGTGGGTTCGTCCTGTTCGGGTCCTGCAGCCACGCGGTGTCCCAGGGGGACCTCACCAGCCTGGCCTTTGAGGCCGCCTCCGACCGGGGGGCGGAGATAAGAATACTGGAGAGATTGTGTCAGCCCCCGGACCACCCGGTGAACCCGAGGGTCCCGCAGGGAGAGTACCTGAAGGGAATGATCATGGAGGTGGAGAAGCATTGA
- a CDS encoding HAD family hydrolase, with the protein MPDIVEAVLFDFDMTLVDSSRAVTECLNLLARDEGLDPITLDDLMGTIGLPFEESLRRLFGRFDPSWPVKYRERYRLKEHSMIRPIPGALDALRELRSLGLKIGVVSNRNMLSLAAERLGVAELVDLMVGLEAGLPPKPEPHMLNHTLEELGVSPQRAVYAGDTQADVLCALKASVAPIGVATGPLRKEELKALGASAALESVAEIPALLRPMVKVAPAL; encoded by the coding sequence ATGCCGGACATCGTGGAGGCCGTCCTTTTCGACTTTGACATGACCTTGGTGGACTCAAGCCGCGCGGTCACCGAGTGCCTCAACCTCTTGGCCCGGGACGAGGGGCTTGACCCTATAACTTTGGATGACCTGATGGGCACCATAGGCCTGCCCTTTGAGGAGTCCCTTCGCCGCCTTTTCGGCCGGTTCGACCCCTCTTGGCCGGTTAAGTACCGGGAGCGGTACCGGCTGAAGGAGCACTCCATGATCCGTCCCATCCCGGGGGCCCTGGATGCCCTGAGGGAGCTTAGGTCCCTAGGGCTCAAGATCGGCGTGGTGTCGAACCGGAACATGCTCTCCCTGGCGGCGGAGAGGCTGGGGGTGGCGGAGCTGGTGGACCTCATGGTGGGGCTTGAGGCGGGGCTTCCCCCTAAGCCGGAGCCCCACATGTTAAACCATACCCTCGAGGAACTCGGGGTGAGCCCCCAAAGGGCGGTCTACGCGGGGGATACCCAGGCGGACGTGCTTTGTGCCCTCAAAGCCTCCGTTGCCCCCATAGGGGTGGCCACTGGTCCCCTCCGCAAGGAGGAGCTTAAAGCCCTTGGGGCTTCCGCGGCCCTCGAGTCCGTGGCGGAGATCCCGGCCCTCCTAAGGCCGATGGTGAAGGTTGCGCCAGCCCTCTAG
- a CDS encoding efflux RND transporter periplasmic adaptor subunit produces the protein MGALIVISVLWVLGYMSYVDHHRRTNPRITWGVPWTEWYLLPSKGALIWEERLIRSPYAGPVTYPRGEGPIKVPAGAVVATVNGVPVKTPVQGIFTARLDQMEGKWRYQYLWDNRDNLPAPPPPKPPKRSASPGEPIGKVVEQPQEIRFLGYVDMVGTVPQALKERRLPVRKDRFDMNLFGEVRFYEVMGPKALVYMDLPWVTEDIITQRTLNILVEAGRFDGVAVPESSVVQRNGSYGVYVVRGNVASFRPVEGRPVGSQRFLVTKGLAMGEAVIVDGRLAREGRVQLW, from the coding sequence TTGGGGGCCCTCATAGTCATATCGGTCCTGTGGGTCCTGGGCTACATGAGCTACGTGGACCACCACCGCCGGACCAACCCAAGGATAACCTGGGGGGTCCCATGGACCGAGTGGTACCTCCTGCCCTCCAAGGGGGCCTTAATATGGGAGGAGCGGCTCATCCGGTCCCCCTACGCCGGGCCCGTGACCTACCCAAGGGGTGAGGGCCCTATCAAGGTCCCTGCCGGGGCGGTGGTGGCCACCGTGAACGGAGTGCCGGTGAAGACGCCGGTTCAGGGGATCTTCACCGCCCGGCTGGACCAAATGGAGGGGAAGTGGCGGTACCAGTACCTTTGGGATAATCGGGACAATCTGCCGGCCCCGCCGCCTCCAAAACCGCCCAAACGGTCCGCCTCCCCCGGGGAGCCCATAGGCAAGGTGGTGGAGCAGCCCCAGGAGATCCGGTTCCTGGGGTACGTGGACATGGTGGGCACGGTTCCCCAGGCGTTAAAGGAGAGACGGCTCCCGGTCCGAAAGGACCGTTTCGACATGAACCTCTTCGGCGAGGTCCGGTTCTACGAGGTGATGGGCCCCAAGGCGCTGGTCTACATGGACCTGCCCTGGGTGACCGAGGATATAATAACCCAAAGGACGTTGAACATCCTGGTGGAGGCGGGGCGCTTCGACGGGGTGGCGGTGCCGGAGTCATCGGTGGTGCAACGGAACGGTTCCTACGGCGTCTACGTGGTGCGTGGAAACGTGGCCAGCTTCAGGCCCGTGGAGGGCCGGCCGGTGGGCTCCCAGCGCTTTCTGGTGACCAAGGGGCTTGCCATGGGGGAAGCGGTGATCGTGGACGGCCGATTGGCCAGGGAGGGAAGGGTGCAGCTGTGGTAA
- a CDS encoding YggS family pyridoxal phosphate-dependent enzyme has protein sequence MVNDYSHLKDNLRRALDAIGEAASQAHRDPSEVRVVAVTKNHPPEAVRAAFQAGISLIGENRVQEALAKRGELEDLDVTWLMIGHLQRNKVRKALEVFHQVHSLDSMELALALNRVLSEGAGEGRRPPLPVLLEVNVSGEAAKHGVMPQGALQLAETVLERCPMLDLKGLMCVGPLTEDEREIRSAFASLREIRDRLEERLLIELPELSMGMSSDFHLAVMEGSTMVRLGTCLFGPRGVF, from the coding sequence GTGGTAAACGATTACTCTCATTTAAAGGATAACCTGAGGAGGGCCCTGGACGCCATAGGAGAGGCGGCGTCCCAAGCCCACAGGGACCCATCGGAGGTCCGGGTGGTGGCGGTGACTAAGAACCACCCCCCGGAGGCGGTGAGGGCGGCGTTCCAGGCGGGCATATCCCTCATAGGAGAGAACCGGGTTCAGGAGGCGTTGGCCAAGAGGGGTGAGCTCGAGGACCTTGACGTCACCTGGCTCATGATCGGGCACCTTCAGCGGAACAAGGTGCGAAAGGCGCTCGAGGTCTTTCATCAGGTTCACAGCCTGGACAGCATGGAGCTGGCGCTCGCCTTGAACCGGGTACTTTCCGAGGGGGCCGGGGAGGGGAGGAGGCCGCCCTTGCCGGTGCTCCTTGAGGTCAACGTGTCCGGCGAGGCCGCCAAGCACGGGGTCATGCCCCAGGGGGCGCTGCAGCTTGCGGAGACGGTGCTGGAGAGGTGTCCCATGCTGGACCTCAAGGGGCTTATGTGCGTGGGGCCCCTCACGGAGGACGAGAGGGAGATCCGCTCCGCCTTCGCCTCCCTGCGGGAGATCCGGGACCGTTTGGAGGAGAGGCTTCTAATAGAGCTCCCGGAGCTCTCCATGGGCATGAGCTCCGATTTTCACCTGGCGGTAATGGAGGGCAGCACCATGGTGAGACTTGGTACTTGCCTTTTTGGCCCCCGGGGGGTATTTTAA
- a CDS encoding DivIVA domain-containing protein produces MGNLITPLDVVNQSFKRGLRGYDVEEVDDFLDQVAESLQAYIQRNNELERELENLKEQAEEFKSLKESLNETLLLAQKSAEERVKTANEQAEERVRAAMEQADAILREAKLKADRIVGDAEVEAAALRRELNRLTQMRCQCVAEFRAMLSKFDMMIREEAPVSGEPQAGTVQQGWQTQTIQQPDPVQQWEAQTVKGNDPTPQTPPQPQQPEQQIRIETPKHDVYDPPKALDPQELAQLVSRKSYSGSGKGGPNPISLSVEEPTLKITSDLG; encoded by the coding sequence ATGGGTAATTTGATAACGCCCTTGGATGTGGTGAACCAGTCCTTCAAGAGGGGTTTGAGGGGCTATGACGTGGAGGAGGTCGACGACTTCCTGGATCAGGTGGCGGAGAGCCTTCAGGCCTACATCCAGCGGAACAACGAGCTGGAGAGGGAGCTGGAGAACCTGAAGGAGCAGGCCGAGGAGTTCAAGAGCCTTAAGGAGTCTCTGAACGAGACGTTGCTGCTGGCCCAGAAGAGCGCGGAGGAGCGGGTGAAGACCGCCAACGAGCAGGCGGAGGAGAGGGTCAGGGCCGCCATGGAGCAGGCGGACGCCATACTCCGGGAGGCCAAGCTGAAGGCGGATCGCATAGTGGGTGACGCGGAGGTCGAGGCTGCGGCTCTCCGCCGGGAGCTTAACCGTCTTACCCAGATGAGATGCCAGTGCGTGGCGGAGTTCCGGGCCATGCTCTCTAAGTTCGACATGATGATCCGGGAGGAGGCCCCGGTGAGCGGGGAGCCCCAGGCCGGTACGGTCCAGCAGGGCTGGCAGACCCAGACGATCCAGCAGCCGGATCCGGTTCAGCAGTGGGAGGCCCAGACGGTCAAGGGAAACGACCCGACCCCCCAGACCCCTCCTCAGCCCCAGCAGCCGGAGCAGCAGATCAGGATAGAGACGCCCAAGCATGATGTCTACGATCCCCCTAAGGCGTTGGATCCCCAGGAGCTCGCCCAGTTGGTCTCGAGGAAGTCCTACTCCGGCTCCGGCAAGGGAGGGCCGAACCCCATATCCCTTTCCGTGGAGGAGCCTACCCTTAAGATCACCAGCGATCTTGGGTAG
- a CDS encoding ATP-dependent DNA helicase RecG: MGPKRSRALNEGGVLTVRDALFLLPRRYEDLRRPLDPCEALPRRRCLVRGTVGPLSMTRGPKEGIRFSLVSPRGSISVFCFHVKRLPFREGDQVMLLGPVGEFNQRPVMVNPKLVPPGSPELGRIAPVYPSSKALPSWFLKGLIRELLEILERSPIEDPLPGPVREMRSLMGFNQALREIHWPSSEASWAAARRRLVYHELFFLQAAFALRRHNRSLRGGRGTLQTSPPAAGRFPPDPVGSYSRNLPFRPTPSQEDCMVRILRAFESGPFDLLLQGDVGSGKTAVALFAGYLCLMRGRSALFISPTEILAKQTFKVASSVLKGFDVHLVTSSERTLEGDGLPLDRPALLVGTTALLHLKGLESLGHRLVIVDEQQRFGVAQRAVLARGGDVSLLMVSATPIPRTMALGLYGDLDVVTLESPPPGRGEVRTAALPAEGLMDALRAVERDLRSGGKAFWVCPAVSCGPASAEERFGWLKRRIPWASPAMVHGRMSPAEKDAAVTSFREGRSSLLVGTTVLEVGIDVPDATVMVVEGADMMGLSQLHQLRGRVGRGNRDGLCVLLCSSREVPERIRALERVRSGFEVAELDLRERGSGTFHSTAQHGDPGLRVADLRRDLGLLEMAREDARGWVVRGDVEGLLEELEGLFPGFIGLIDGG; this comes from the coding sequence TTGGGACCTAAGCGGTCCAGGGCATTGAACGAGGGGGGCGTCCTCACCGTGAGGGACGCCCTCTTCCTTTTGCCACGCCGCTACGAGGACCTGCGCCGTCCCTTGGACCCCTGTGAGGCCCTGCCACGCCGCCGCTGCCTCGTCCGGGGCACCGTGGGCCCCCTCTCCATGACCAGGGGCCCCAAGGAGGGCATCCGGTTCAGCCTGGTATCCCCAAGGGGTTCCATATCCGTGTTCTGCTTCCATGTGAAGAGACTTCCCTTCCGCGAAGGGGACCAGGTCATGCTCCTAGGTCCCGTGGGGGAGTTCAACCAAAGGCCGGTGATGGTGAACCCCAAGCTGGTCCCCCCGGGTTCCCCGGAACTGGGGCGCATAGCGCCGGTCTACCCCTCATCCAAAGCCCTGCCCTCGTGGTTCTTAAAGGGCCTCATAAGAGAGCTGCTGGAGATTCTGGAGCGTTCCCCCATCGAGGATCCCCTGCCGGGTCCGGTCAGGGAGATGAGGTCCCTCATGGGGTTTAACCAGGCCCTTAGGGAGATCCACTGGCCCTCCTCGGAGGCCTCTTGGGCGGCCGCCCGGCGGCGTCTCGTGTATCACGAGCTCTTCTTCCTTCAGGCGGCCTTCGCGCTGAGAAGGCACAATAGATCACTGCGAGGTGGGCGGGGGACGTTGCAGACCAGCCCCCCGGCGGCGGGACGTTTCCCCCCTGACCCCGTGGGGTCCTACTCCCGGAACCTGCCGTTCAGACCCACTCCCTCGCAGGAGGATTGCATGGTCCGGATACTAAGGGCCTTCGAGTCCGGCCCCTTCGACCTGCTCCTTCAGGGGGACGTGGGGTCCGGCAAGACCGCGGTGGCCCTTTTCGCCGGCTACCTCTGCCTTATGAGGGGCCGCAGCGCCCTTTTCATATCCCCCACGGAGATACTGGCCAAACAGACCTTCAAGGTCGCCTCCTCGGTCCTTAAGGGTTTTGATGTGCACCTTGTGACCTCATCGGAGAGGACCCTTGAGGGGGATGGGCTTCCCCTCGACCGGCCTGCCCTTCTGGTGGGCACCACGGCGCTCCTTCACCTGAAGGGGCTTGAGTCCCTGGGGCATCGGTTGGTCATAGTGGACGAGCAGCAGCGCTTCGGGGTTGCCCAGCGGGCGGTATTGGCAAGGGGCGGGGACGTGAGCCTGTTGATGGTGAGCGCCACCCCGATACCTAGGACCATGGCCTTGGGGCTCTACGGGGACCTGGACGTGGTGACCCTTGAGAGCCCTCCCCCTGGTAGGGGGGAGGTGCGCACCGCGGCGCTTCCCGCGGAGGGCCTCATGGATGCCCTTCGTGCGGTGGAGAGGGACTTAAGGTCCGGGGGAAAGGCCTTTTGGGTATGTCCCGCGGTGAGCTGCGGCCCTGCCTCCGCGGAGGAGCGGTTCGGCTGGCTCAAAAGGCGCATCCCCTGGGCCAGTCCTGCAATGGTGCATGGCAGGATGAGCCCCGCGGAGAAGGACGCGGCGGTGACGTCCTTCCGGGAGGGGAGATCGTCCCTTTTGGTGGGCACCACGGTTTTGGAGGTGGGCATAGACGTTCCCGACGCCACGGTGATGGTGGTGGAGGGGGCGGACATGATGGGCTTAAGCCAGCTGCACCAGCTTCGGGGGAGGGTTGGCCGGGGTAACAGGGACGGCCTTTGCGTCCTCCTGTGTTCCTCCCGAGAGGTCCCCGAACGCATAAGGGCCCTTGAGCGGGTGCGGAGCGGGTTTGAGGTGGCGGAGCTGGACCTTCGGGAGAGGGGGAGCGGGACGTTTCACAGTACCGCCCAGCACGGGGACCCGGGGCTCAGGGTTGCGGACCTCCGGAGGGACCTTGGGCTCCTGGAGATGGCGAGGGAGGATGCCAGGGGTTGGGTCGTGCGTGGTGATGTGGAGGGGCTTTTGGAGGAGCTGGAGGGGTTGTTCCCCGGGTTCATCGGTCTTATTGACGGGGGCTGA
- the rny gene encoding ribonuclease Y: MSFLMMAAGAAIGAVVVFVLIRQLDARRNRDAISEAERVLKEAAASAERSKREMLTEAKEEILRLRQEVERETKERRSELQRAERRLEQKEESLDRRLEALSRREEELKARQMEIEERMELLTERENQISAKLEEVAGLSREEARDILLRKVEQEAAHVIGLRLKELEEKARREADRKAREIIATAIQRCSADHTSEVAVSVVPLPSDEMKGRIIGREGRNIRTFETLTGVDLIVDDTPEAVTISCFDPVRREVARLALERLVADGRIHPARIEEIIDKSQRDVEEEIVEAGEGALLETGIKAMHPELVKVLGQLKFRFSYGQNALQHSLEVAYLAGIMASELGLDESLARRAGLLHDIGKAVDHQVEGPHAKIGADLARRYGELPEVVNAIGSHHEDEEPQTIYAILVAAADAVSAARPGARRESLDAYVKRLEKLESLAKEFSGVSKAFAIQAGREVRVAVLPQVTDDGAMQKLAYDIARKIEQEMKYPGQIKVTLIRETRAVEYAK, encoded by the coding sequence ATGTCGTTTTTGATGATGGCGGCCGGTGCCGCCATAGGCGCCGTGGTGGTCTTCGTCCTCATCCGCCAGCTGGACGCCAGGAGGAACAGGGATGCCATAAGCGAGGCGGAGAGGGTGCTCAAGGAGGCCGCCGCTTCCGCGGAGCGTTCAAAGCGGGAGATGCTCACCGAGGCCAAGGAGGAGATACTGCGTTTAAGGCAGGAGGTTGAGCGGGAGACCAAGGAGCGCCGGAGCGAGCTTCAGAGGGCGGAGCGCCGGCTTGAGCAGAAGGAGGAGAGCCTGGACCGTCGGCTTGAGGCCCTTTCCAGGAGGGAGGAGGAGCTTAAGGCCCGGCAGATGGAGATTGAAGAGCGCATGGAGCTCCTGACCGAGCGGGAGAATCAGATATCCGCCAAGCTGGAAGAGGTGGCGGGTTTGAGCCGTGAGGAGGCCCGGGATATACTTCTCCGCAAGGTGGAGCAGGAGGCGGCCCATGTGATAGGGCTTCGCCTCAAGGAGTTGGAGGAGAAGGCCCGCCGCGAGGCGGACAGGAAGGCCAGGGAGATAATCGCCACCGCCATACAGCGGTGCAGTGCGGATCACACGTCGGAGGTGGCGGTGAGCGTGGTGCCGCTCCCGTCCGACGAGATGAAGGGGAGGATTATAGGCCGGGAGGGGCGCAACATTCGGACGTTTGAGACCCTCACCGGTGTGGATCTCATAGTGGACGATACACCTGAGGCGGTGACCATAAGCTGCTTCGACCCGGTTCGCCGGGAGGTGGCCAGGCTGGCCCTGGAGCGGCTGGTGGCGGATGGCCGCATACATCCCGCCCGAATAGAGGAGATCATCGATAAGTCCCAGAGGGACGTGGAGGAGGAGATCGTGGAGGCCGGCGAGGGTGCCCTTTTGGAGACGGGCATCAAGGCCATGCACCCCGAGCTGGTCAAGGTGCTGGGGCAGCTGAAGTTCCGGTTCAGCTACGGCCAGAACGCCCTTCAGCACAGCCTTGAGGTGGCGTATCTGGCGGGCATCATGGCGTCGGAGCTTGGGCTCGACGAGTCCCTGGCCCGCAGGGCGGGGTTGCTCCACGACATAGGCAAGGCGGTGGATCATCAGGTTGAGGGGCCCCATGCCAAGATCGGAGCGGACCTGGCACGGCGCTACGGGGAGCTGCCGGAGGTGGTGAACGCCATAGGGTCCCATCATGAGGATGAGGAGCCCCAGACGATATACGCCATCCTGGTGGCCGCGGCGGACGCGGTGAGCGCCGCGAGGCCCGGGGCCCGGCGTGAGAGCCTGGATGCCTACGTGAAGCGCCTGGAGAAGCTGGAGTCCCTTGCCAAGGAGTTCTCCGGGGTGAGCAAGGCCTTCGCCATCCAGGCGGGTCGGGAGGTCCGGGTGGCGGTGCTGCCCCAGGTGACCGACGACGGGGCCATGCAGAAGCTGGCCTATGACATCGCCCGGAAGATCGAGCAGGAGATGAAGTACCCGGGTCAGATAAAGGTTACCCTCATAAGGGAGACCAGGGCGGTGGAGTACGCCAAATGA
- a CDS encoding TIGR00282 family metallophosphoesterase, whose protein sequence is MSVDAMRVLFVGDVMGKPGRRALAMALPGLRCSMGPFDFVVVNGENAAAGFGITRSVAEELFRSGVDVITGGNHSFDKREALELMEEDPRILRPANYPPGVPGRGSGVFAKGPMRLGVVNLQGRAMQHPIDCPFRRALEEVEALGERCVLVDFHAEATSEKRALGLFLDGRVSAVIGTHTHVQTADEDLLPRGTAYITDAGMTGGSGGIIGMTYQSVIPRFLMGTPSKFEVCQDDLRFCGVVVDICPETGLALQIERVMMRLPIPSGAEGSP, encoded by the coding sequence ATGAGCGTTGACGCCATGAGGGTCCTCTTCGTGGGGGACGTGATGGGCAAGCCGGGCCGAAGGGCCCTTGCCATGGCGCTCCCGGGGCTTCGGTGCTCCATGGGGCCCTTTGATTTCGTGGTGGTCAACGGGGAGAACGCCGCCGCGGGGTTCGGAATCACCAGGTCGGTGGCGGAGGAGCTCTTCAGGTCCGGGGTGGACGTGATAACCGGAGGCAACCACAGCTTCGACAAGAGGGAGGCCTTGGAGTTGATGGAGGAGGACCCTCGGATACTGCGTCCCGCCAACTATCCGCCGGGGGTGCCGGGACGGGGCAGCGGGGTTTTCGCCAAGGGGCCCATGAGGCTGGGGGTGGTGAACCTCCAGGGGAGGGCCATGCAGCATCCCATAGACTGTCCGTTTCGAAGGGCCCTTGAGGAGGTAGAAGCGCTGGGTGAACGGTGTGTCTTGGTGGACTTCCACGCGGAGGCCACCAGCGAGAAGAGGGCCCTGGGGCTCTTCCTCGACGGCCGGGTTTCGGCGGTCATAGGGACCCACACCCATGTGCAGACCGCCGATGAGGATCTCTTGCCGAGGGGGACCGCCTACATAACCGACGCGGGGATGACCGGCGGTTCCGGGGGCATAATAGGCATGACCTATCAGTCGGTGATCCCGAGGTTTCTCATGGGGACGCCGAGCAAGTTCGAGGTGTGCCAGGATGACCTTCGTTTCTGCGGGGTGGTGGTGGATATATGCCCCGAGACCGGGCTTGCCCTCCAGATAGAGCGGGTTATGATGAGGCTCCCCATCCCCTCGGGAGCGGAGGGTTCACCTTGA